A DNA window from Borrelia sp. HM contains the following coding sequences:
- the ssb gene encoding single-stranded DNA-binding protein has product MADINSLVLSGRLTRDSELTYTETGMAILKFGLANNKRIKRNDEWLDYAQFFDCVIFSKRAESLSVFLKKGKQVVVSGSLKYESWQDKNTGDKRSKCSVLVDNIQMFGSFVAAQDTNNGLENHKKPDSFKELGFDNDFNEDIPF; this is encoded by the coding sequence ATGGCCGATATTAATTCCTTAGTATTGTCTGGTAGACTTACTAGAGATTCTGAGCTTACTTATACTGAGACAGGTATGGCTATTCTCAAATTTGGCTTAGCTAATAATAAAAGAATAAAAAGAAATGATGAATGGTTAGATTATGCACAATTTTTTGATTGTGTGATCTTTTCAAAAAGAGCTGAAAGCCTTAGTGTTTTTCTTAAGAAGGGCAAGCAAGTTGTGGTTAGTGGTTCTTTAAAATATGAAAGTTGGCAGGATAAAAATACTGGAGATAAGAGAAGCAAGTGTAGTGTTTTAGTAGACAATATTCAGATGTTTGGGTCATTTGTTGCTGCTCAAGATACAAATAATGGTTTAGAAAACCATAAAAAACCAGATTCATTTAAAGAGCTTGGTTTT
- the rpsF gene encoding 30S ribosomal protein S6, which produces MIRKYEGCFLFKSDDLEYKVALEEVKKQLAAFNASDIVENSLGERALEYPIKKQTRGRYEIVEFKMDGDNLREFELQLKLIKSLLRYMLLIKHNKKVNVKKVRRRNFRDNRDIKERESSGSNGNADAKVN; this is translated from the coding sequence ATGATAAGAAAATATGAAGGTTGTTTTTTGTTTAAGAGTGATGATCTTGAATATAAGGTTGCTTTAGAAGAGGTTAAAAAACAATTAGCAGCTTTTAATGCTAGTGATATAGTTGAAAATTCTCTTGGAGAGAGAGCGTTAGAATATCCTATTAAGAAGCAAACACGTGGTAGATATGAGATAGTGGAATTTAAGATGGATGGTGATAATTTAAGAGAGTTTGAGCTTCAATTAAAGCTAATTAAGTCTTTATTAAGATATATGCTTTTAATAAAGCACAATAAAAAAGTCAATGTTAAAAAAGTTAGAAGAAGGAATTTTAGAGATAATAGAGATATTAAAGAAAGGGAATCGTCAGGATCTAATGGTAATGCCGATGCAAAAGTAAATTGA